A single window of Usitatibacter rugosus DNA harbors:
- a CDS encoding DUF350 domain-containing protein, which yields MFEYLKPVALIGSIVYSVIGLLLVIVGFVVIDKITPYDLWKELIENRNQPLATVVAAFVLAIAIIVAAAIH from the coding sequence ATGTTCGAGTACCTGAAGCCCGTAGCGCTCATCGGTTCCATCGTCTATTCGGTGATCGGGTTGCTCCTGGTCATCGTCGGGTTCGTCGTGATCGACAAGATCACGCCGTACGACCTGTGGAAGGAGCTGATCGAGAACCGCAACCAGCCGCTCGCCACCGTCGTGGCGGCATTCGTGCTCGCCATCGCGATCATCGTGGCCGCGGCGATCCACTAG